Within the Leptospira licerasiae serovar Varillal str. VAR 010 genome, the region ATTTCCAACAGACGCTGGGCGGGAACGTGGACAATTCGCTCTTCCATCTTTCCAATCGTTTCTTTAACGAGATGGTAAAAGTAGGCGTAAGCATGGGAGGAAAACCCGAAACGTTCCAAGGACTCTCCGGATTGACCGACTTTATGTTATCCTGTTTCGGAACGGATGCAAAAGACAGAAAGACCGGCTACGACATCGCAAACGGGCATCCTTCCGAAAAAATGTCTAACGGATTCTATGGACTAAAAGTCATGCCGAACCTAATGAAAATAGATCCGAACGAAGTGCCGATCATGTATGCTGCTTACGAAGTAGTCATCAATAAAAAAGACGTTCGTAAAGTTGCAGAAGCGATGGAAGAAAGGCTGTCGAGAGTTTAAAACTCTCGTCAGTCGCCTGCAACGAAGATAGTCAGTTTCCACTGATCCTTTTTGAAGGAGAAGAACGCTCTATAATCCACGGAGCTTCTTAAGTATGTATCACATACGTAACCGCTTTTTCCGGAAGCTAGACATACCTTCTTCCAAACACAGGATTTAGACTCGATCGCATCTTCAGTATCCAATTTCACAATTTGATAACTTAGATTATCGATCACCTTAGAATTTATATCTGCACTTTCTCTGATATTTACGTTCTTTCCACTGATCCAAGAATATTCAAATGCATCCAGATTTTCAGGAAACTTAGAATATATCGTGGGGGAAGTAAACTGCTCGGGATCTGATTGAACAATCCCAAAACGTAATGTGTTTTGGAGAGCGGCCCAGATTTCCGACTTTTCCGGATTTTTATCCAATCCCCATTCTTTCCAAAAACCTTTTTTGCCAGAATCAGCGCCAAAGCTGAATTTAATCTCCGGATCTATTATCTTATTTAAAAATTTGGAATCCTTAGATCCTAATGCCTTATCTAACTCCTTTTTGAATTCCGAAAAACTTCTGTTCTTAGAGGATTCGTCCGTAGGAATAATAGTATATTCTTGGAATTTTTTACAAGGTTCCGCGTAGGCGAAAGAGAAGGAGATAAAGGTCAAACAAAGGATCGTTAAAAAAGATTTCATTCTCTTTTCCAACAATCCTTCTGCTTTGTTTTTCCTACAAAAAAATTTTACTTTGTTACGAAACTTGTGCGAATTAAGCAACGAAGCGGCTTTATCGTCCGTTTACGAAAATTTCCAGAAGTCCTTCCGACAATGCTTCGATCTCGGAAGCTCTTTCTTTCAGAAGTCGGAATGTTTTTTGTAATGCGATTTCCATTTCTTCTTTAGGAACTCCGAATGTGGTCAGCCCCAATTGGATCACAGTTGCCATCATTCTAAGCCTGTCTATTTTTCCGGAATGCACCATTTCTTCCAAAAGGCTTTGGAATACTCCTCTGAAGGCCAAAGTACGGATCAGATATTCTTGTTCGTCGAACTGAGGATTATATTTTTCGAATAGGATCTTGCTTCTATGAGAACCTCGGTTTCCTATCATATCGGTCACACCTTGGGTCTTATAAGCTGCCAAGTATGTTTCCGCAATGGTAAGTTTTTTCTGGCAAAGATAGAACTGTAACCCTACCTCCATTGCAAAAACCAAAGGAGGATCCATTTCGCCTACTAGACGTTCGGCGGTTTCGCCCGCCTCGTTGAATACTTCTCCTGCTATTGCGAGAAGTATCTCTTCCTTATTCTTGAAAAAATGATATAGACTTCCTGTAGTGATCTCTGCTTCCTCGATGATCCTACGTATGGTCGCCTTTTCATATCCTTCGCTTACGAAAAGTTTTCGGGATACTTCTAAAATTTTAGCCCGAACTCGATTGGACTGCTCTATTCTCTTCATCTGTTGACACCCTGCTGGAACGAAACCTATACATTTCGCATAAGGAATCCCTTATGGGATAAACTCGTTCCTTTTTATTTATTTGTATTTAAAATTGCGTAATGCGCCTTGTTAGCCTCGTATAATTTTTTGAATACGGAAAAATTCCGATCGTATACTAATTTATTCGCGGGATTCGGATTCCATCTTTGTTTGCTCGGTATTAGATTTTTGATCTCTCCGAAAGAATGAATTTTACCTAATCCTAATGCAGCTATCGCAGCTGCTCCGGTCGCTCCCGCATTTTGGGGATGATCTATAGTTTCTATCGTTCTACCGGTAATATCCGCTAAGATTTGGCAAATGATAGGAGAACGTGCAACTCCACCCACAAATCGGATCGTAGAAGAAGCTGGAACTTTTGCGTGAGATAATTCCAAGATCCAACGTTTATGAAAGGATATACCTTCGATCACGGAGCGGATGAGTTTTCTTTTTCCGGTATCCAGACCGATATTGAAGAACATTCCTCTTGCTGCAGGATCTTCGAAAGGACAGCGGTTCCCGTGCAGCCAAGGAGTAAAAATGACTCCGTCACTTCCCGCTGGGGTATCTTTAATGGATTCGAATAAGAATGCAAAGAGGCTTTCGTGGACCGCGTCCTCTCCTTCTGTTACATTCTTTTTTTCTAAATAAACATCTATCTCGTCCAAGGCGAGATGGTCTTTTACCCATTGCAGACATTTGCCGGAAGTTTCCTGTTCTCCGAAATAATTATAATAACCTGCTCTTGCACCTACGATAGACGCAATCCTTGCATTGATATCCACTGTTCTTTTTTTAGTTACGGTTGAGACCCAACCGGAAGTCCCCGCATATATGTGAGTGTCCCCTTCTTTCACCGAGCCAGCTCCGATCCCGATCAGGGTTGCATCTCCGCCTCCTCCGAAAACCGCGGTTCCTTCCTTTAGTCCCAGCTCTTTTGCGGCAGTTTCAGTCAGACCACCGATCAAATCTGTGGACTCTATTAGATCAGGAAGATGTTCCGGACGAACTCCGAACATTTTACATAGCCCTTTATGCCAGCGAGTTTTACCCGGACGTGAATCATATAAGAAAGTAGCAAATGCGGAATCCAAAGTCATGGTTGCTCTGCCAGTGCATCTAGTGGTTAGATAGTCTTTCACATCCAACCACTTGTGAACTCTTGCGAATTTTTCCGCCTCTTTTGCCTCGACCCATTTATATTTCCATAATGGATCTTTTACACTTCCTGCAACCGCTCCAGTAATCTGCAAAGAACGAAGAAGTTTATACGCATTCAATCCTTCTATTTTGATCCCGTGTTCTATTCCCTTCTTCATTTGTTCACGAGCTCGTTGGTCCATATAGCTCATTGCAGGACGTACCGGTTTTAGATCTTTATCTACGAGAACGAGACCTTGCATTTGAGAACAGAATGAGATCCCACGGATTTCTGCTGGATCTAGTTTGGTCTCCTTTACGACTTGAGCAGTGGTATCTCTCATTGAATTCCACCAATCGTCGGGATCCTGTTCCACTCCCCCACCTTCTAAAAGTGTAAGTCCATATTCTTGGGATGCAGAATGTACGAGAGTAAGCCTGTCACCTATTTCAAATAGGCAAGTTTTGGTCCCGGTAGTTCCTATATCGTAAGCCAAAACATAGACTTTTGATTTCATGCAGTAGATCCTCCGAGCCCAGTTGTGAATTCCGCTCGATGAGTGAGTGCTCACTCATCAGGAGATTGGAAAGAGCCTCAAAAAGGGCAATCCTTTTTTCTAAAATGAGAAGGCGGTTATATTGGATTGTCCTTTCATGTCAATAGAATCGCGGTAACCAACGCGACAGAGATGCGCAGGTCTTTAGTCCGGGCTTGGCCCGGATGAGCGCGACTGCGCGAAACCGGAGCAGCGCGGCCCGAACGCAGTGAGCGGGTCGCCAAAGCCACTCTTATAAAGATTATCTACCTATGATCCCTTCCGCTTCCGGTTTGAATCTGTAGATATAATAAGGTCCTTTACTCAAGATAGTGCTATCCGTTTGTAAGAATACTTCGTTTAATGCGCTGCAAGTTAAATACATGTACCCGTCTGGAGCATAGCTAAATCCGTCAGGCCAACGGAAACTCGGATCCTTAAATAGTGTTGTGATCTTTTTATCCGGATCGATCAGGTTGACTGCAGAATGTTCCGCATCAGTCACATAGATATTTCCGCTCTTATCGATGCTAATACCGTCACTCATTGATTTTAAAGAATATTGTTCTACTTGCGCAGCGAGCTGAGCCGCAGTGATCGTAGAATCTCTAAGAACACTTGTCTTAGCACGATATAACTCTCCAGAAGTGAAAGGAGCAAAATATAACCATTCCCTATTTTGATCCAAAGCGATGGAATCCGCATTAAATATGATCGAAACTCCTGCTACCTGAAAAGGAGACCCGTTCACAACGATCTCGTTCCTTTCTCCAACAACGGAAACATGGTCTTTCAAGAGGCGCCTTGCTTTTTTGTTCGCGATATCATAAACAACTAAACCTGGATCCGGGATCAAAGGACTTGTATCCGTGATAAAGATGGTTTCGGCGACAGTATCGATCTGCATATCATTGAACAAAGAATCCTTTGGAGCGATCGAAATAGGAAATTCATACTCGTGGATGATAGCCCCAGTCTCTATATCGAATGCGTAAACCTTAGGTCTTGTTAGGCCTAGATTCCCATAATCCAAGGTCCAAAGCCGATTCTTATCATCCACTCGTACCGAAAGAACTGTGTTGAAATTTTTCTGAAAGTTTTGGTTCGGAAATGGAAGGACCTG harbors:
- a CDS encoding SH3 domain-containing protein, translated to MKSFLTILCLTFISFSFAYAEPCKKFQEYTIIPTDESSKNRSFSEFKKELDKALGSKDSKFLNKIIDPEIKFSFGADSGKKGFWKEWGLDKNPEKSEIWAALQNTLRFGIVQSDPEQFTSPTIYSKFPENLDAFEYSWISGKNVNIRESADINSKVIDNLSYQIVKLDTEDAIESKSCVWKKVCLASGKSGYVCDTYLRSSVDYRAFFSFKKDQWKLTIFVAGD
- a CDS encoding TetR/AcrR family transcriptional regulator, translating into MKRIEQSNRVRAKILEVSRKLFVSEGYEKATIRRIIEEAEITTGSLYHFFKNKEEILLAIAGEVFNEAGETAERLVGEMDPPLVFAMEVGLQFYLCQKKLTIAETYLAAYKTQGVTDMIGNRGSHRSKILFEKYNPQFDEQEYLIRTLAFRGVFQSLLEEMVHSGKIDRLRMMATVIQLGLTTFGVPKEEMEIALQKTFRLLKERASEIEALSEGLLEIFVNGR
- a CDS encoding xylulokinase, encoding MKSKVYVLAYDIGTTGTKTCLFEIGDRLTLVHSASQEYGLTLLEGGGVEQDPDDWWNSMRDTTAQVVKETKLDPAEIRGISFCSQMQGLVLVDKDLKPVRPAMSYMDQRAREQMKKGIEHGIKIEGLNAYKLLRSLQITGAVAGSVKDPLWKYKWVEAKEAEKFARVHKWLDVKDYLTTRCTGRATMTLDSAFATFLYDSRPGKTRWHKGLCKMFGVRPEHLPDLIESTDLIGGLTETAAKELGLKEGTAVFGGGGDATLIGIGAGSVKEGDTHIYAGTSGWVSTVTKKRTVDINARIASIVGARAGYYNYFGEQETSGKCLQWVKDHLALDEIDVYLEKKNVTEGEDAVHESLFAFLFESIKDTPAGSDGVIFTPWLHGNRCPFEDPAARGMFFNIGLDTGKRKLIRSVIEGISFHKRWILELSHAKVPASSTIRFVGGVARSPIICQILADITGRTIETIDHPQNAGATGAAAIAALGLGKIHSFGEIKNLIPSKQRWNPNPANKLVYDRNFSVFKKLYEANKAHYAILNTNK
- a CDS encoding L-dopachrome tautomerase-related protein translates to MLKKWAIVFALVSAIVKCETGNLEDRTTLPKYPNTSLEKVIQLDRPPGNISISASGRIFFSFFPQGTPPIKVAELKNGQVLPFPNQNFQKNFNTVLSVRVDDKNRLWTLDYGNLGLTRPKVYAFDIETGAIIHEYEFPISIAPKDSLFNDMQIDTVAETIFITDTSPLIPDPGLVVYDIANKKARRLLKDHVSVVGERNEIVVNGSPFQVAGVSIIFNADSIALDQNREWLYFAPFTSGELYRAKTSVLRDSTITAAQLAAQVEQYSLKSMSDGISIDKSGNIYVTDAEHSAVNLIDPDKKITTLFKDPSFRWPDGFSYAPDGYMYLTCSALNEVFLQTDSTILSKGPYYIYRFKPEAEGIIGR